From a region of the Geothrix sp. 21YS21S-2 genome:
- a CDS encoding arylamine N-acetyltransferase, protein MTDVFDLEAYLGRIAFQGAPAPSLAALEALHAAHTRAIPFENLDIHLGRPIRLDLASLQAKLVAGRRGGYCFEQNSLFAAALEALGFAVRLREARVRRGATGPMARSHLALEVALEDGPWLADVGFGGDGVLGPVPLDGREAARHGDRNRVVPEGSRQVLQAWEDGAWKDLYALEPGEVLPVDLKVANHYTSTHPDSKFTQVLTAQRCAPGDRAWLRGLSLTRGGVTRELDPDELLAVLESVFGLRFPPGTRFSPPQDPAGQKEDAPHQG, encoded by the coding sequence ATGACCGACGTCTTCGACCTGGAAGCCTACCTCGGGCGCATCGCCTTCCAGGGCGCGCCCGCGCCGTCCCTTGCCGCCCTGGAGGCGCTGCACGCGGCCCACACCCGCGCCATCCCCTTCGAGAACCTGGATATCCACCTGGGGCGGCCCATCCGGCTGGACCTGGCCTCCCTGCAGGCCAAGCTGGTGGCTGGGCGCCGGGGGGGCTACTGCTTCGAGCAGAACTCGCTGTTCGCGGCGGCCCTGGAGGCGCTGGGGTTCGCGGTGCGGCTGCGGGAGGCCCGGGTGCGCCGGGGCGCCACCGGCCCCATGGCCCGCTCGCACCTGGCCCTGGAGGTGGCGCTGGAGGACGGGCCCTGGCTGGCGGACGTGGGGTTCGGGGGGGACGGCGTCCTGGGCCCGGTGCCCCTGGACGGCCGCGAAGCGGCGCGCCACGGCGACCGCAACCGCGTGGTCCCGGAGGGCTCCCGGCAGGTGCTCCAGGCCTGGGAGGACGGGGCCTGGAAGGACCTCTACGCCCTGGAGCCCGGCGAGGTCCTCCCGGTGGACCTGAAGGTGGCCAACCACTACACCAGCACCCACCCGGACTCGAAGTTCACCCAGGTGCTCACGGCCCAGCGGTGCGCCCCGGGGGACCGGGCCTGGCTGCGGGGGCTCTCCCTGACCCGGGGGGGCGTCACCCGGGAACTGGATCCGGACGAACTCCTGGCCGTCCTGGAGTCGGTCTTCGGCCTGCGCTTCCCGCCCGGCACCCGGTTCTCACCCCCCCAGGATCCGGCCGGGCAGAAGGAAGACGCCCCGCACCAGGGATAG
- a CDS encoding ABC transporter permease subunit — MLNRIIDTVWGQANALFFPFRRRRWADLVVILTGCALLFGLVQLGQQWTGAKRPVVEIDLSPWSLPLYTFFSMMRGLVAYVISLAFTLVYAYWAAKDSRAEKLLVPLLDILQSIPVLGFMPGLVLALVAIFPRSNLGLELAAILMIFTGQAWNMTFSLYHSLKSVPQDLQEAATVYGFTWWERLKWVELPYGTSGLVWNSMMSMAGGWFFLMITEAFTLGDQDFRLPGLGSYMSVAVDKGDTRAMVCAIFAMVCMIVFLDQVLWRPVVVWAQRFRVEETSQGEQPRSWLLRLLRRSRLVRWLEARRVHRRHQGLGKARPAPRPRAAKRANTIQRAVANAALLALLAVIVWAAVSLVHYLSAIPGRQWSYLSKAGGLTLVRVLVSTALGTLWAVPAGLAIGLSPRLSRILQPVVQVAASFPAPMLFPVVIATLARFHIGLNYGCVLLMLLGTQWYILFNVIAGSMAIPGDLKEAAISFRLSRWQRFKALYLPATFPYLVTGWVTAAGGAWNASIVAEYYSFHGETLKTFGLGATVSQAAYERNLTLLAAGVLLMSAIVVIFNRLVWKPTYQLAHTRYSLTK, encoded by the coding sequence ATGCTCAACCGCATCATCGACACTGTCTGGGGCCAGGCCAACGCCCTCTTCTTCCCCTTCCGGCGGCGCCGGTGGGCGGACCTGGTCGTCATCCTGACGGGGTGCGCCCTGCTGTTCGGCCTGGTGCAGCTCGGGCAGCAGTGGACCGGCGCCAAGCGCCCGGTCGTGGAGATCGACCTGTCCCCGTGGTCCCTGCCCCTCTACACCTTCTTCTCCATGATGCGGGGGCTGGTGGCCTACGTGATCTCCCTGGCCTTCACCCTGGTGTACGCCTACTGGGCGGCCAAGGACAGCCGGGCCGAGAAGCTCCTGGTGCCGCTCCTGGACATCCTGCAGAGCATCCCGGTGCTGGGCTTCATGCCGGGCCTGGTCCTGGCCCTGGTGGCCATCTTCCCCCGCAGCAACCTGGGGCTGGAGCTCGCGGCGATCCTCATGATCTTCACCGGCCAGGCCTGGAACATGACGTTCAGCCTCTACCACTCCCTGAAGTCCGTGCCCCAGGACCTCCAGGAGGCCGCCACGGTCTACGGGTTCACCTGGTGGGAGCGCCTGAAGTGGGTGGAGCTGCCCTACGGGACCTCGGGCCTGGTGTGGAACAGCATGATGAGCATGGCCGGGGGCTGGTTCTTCCTGATGATCACCGAGGCCTTCACCCTGGGCGACCAGGATTTCCGCCTGCCGGGGCTGGGCTCGTACATGAGCGTGGCCGTGGACAAGGGCGACACCAGGGCCATGGTCTGCGCCATCTTCGCCATGGTGTGCATGATCGTCTTCCTGGACCAGGTGCTTTGGCGCCCCGTGGTGGTGTGGGCCCAGCGGTTCCGGGTGGAGGAGACGTCCCAGGGCGAGCAGCCCCGCAGTTGGCTCCTGAGGCTGCTGCGAAGGTCCCGGCTGGTGCGGTGGCTGGAGGCGCGCCGCGTCCACCGGCGCCACCAGGGGCTGGGCAAGGCGCGGCCCGCGCCCAGGCCGCGCGCCGCCAAACGCGCCAACACCATCCAGAGGGCCGTGGCCAACGCCGCGCTCCTGGCGCTGCTGGCGGTCATCGTGTGGGCGGCCGTCAGCCTCGTGCACTACCTTTCCGCCATTCCCGGCCGCCAGTGGTCCTACCTCTCCAAGGCCGGCGGGCTCACCCTGGTGCGGGTGCTGGTGTCCACGGCCCTGGGCACGCTCTGGGCGGTGCCCGCGGGCCTGGCCATCGGCCTCTCGCCGCGCCTCAGCCGGATCCTGCAGCCGGTGGTCCAGGTGGCGGCGAGCTTCCCGGCCCCCATGCTCTTCCCCGTGGTGATCGCCACCCTGGCGCGCTTCCACATCGGCCTCAACTACGGCTGCGTCCTCCTGATGCTGCTGGGCACCCAGTGGTACATCCTGTTCAACGTCATCGCGGGCTCCATGGCCATCCCCGGGGACCTCAAGGAGGCGGCCATCAGCTTCCGCCTCTCCCGGTGGCAGCGCTTCAAGGCCCTCTACCTGCCGGCGACCTTCCCCTACCTGGTCACGGGCTGGGTCACCGCCGCCGGCGGCGCCTGGAACGCCAGCATCGTGGCCGAGTACTATTCCTTCCACGGCGAGACCCTCAAGACCTTCGGCCTGGGGGCCACCGTGAGCCAGGCCGCCTACGAGCGCAACCTGACGCTGCTTGCCGCGGGCGTGCTGCTCATGTCCGCCATCGTCGTGATCTTCAACCGCCTGGTGTGGAAGCCCACCTACCAGCTGGCCCACACCCGCTATTCCCTGACGAAGTGA
- a CDS encoding response regulator has translation MAKIVIVDDSRLARTFTASCLKKLDHEVEVAEPTSIFDVVKVLKELRPDLLIMDFLMPNCPGTSLAKVVGEDSDLKGMRTIVLTAHHDEEVVARLKNLGVAVVLFKPADPEALGRAVADALATRT, from the coding sequence ATGGCCAAGATCGTGATCGTGGACGACAGCCGGCTGGCGCGGACCTTCACCGCCAGCTGCCTGAAGAAGCTCGACCACGAGGTCGAGGTCGCCGAGCCCACCAGCATCTTCGACGTGGTCAAGGTGCTCAAGGAACTCCGGCCCGACCTCCTCATCATGGACTTCCTCATGCCCAACTGCCCCGGCACGAGCCTGGCGAAGGTCGTGGGCGAGGACTCCGACCTCAAGGGCATGCGCACCATCGTCCTCACCGCCCACCACGACGAGGAGGTCGTGGCGCGGCTGAAGAACCTGGGCGTGGCCGTGGTGCTCTTCAAGCCCGCGGACCCCGAGGCCCTGGGCCGGGCCGTCGCCGACGCGCTGGCTACTCGAACGTGA
- a CDS encoding WD40 repeat domain-containing protein, protein MPKPKRIPLKLATLPAPRASWESPAPAAPSAPPEVRSFPPTQPVARFFGVPFLKGGAREVTAIHLCPERVHLATIRDGSKLEVSNRLTLSRLELGGLTFARMIAFRPRQGTGTSIELAIVGPPDQPEITRFDVQAGQPLAGLPLQAVTALAYSCDGRFAAAGNRDGKVQVWLLGPGHPTPVLSAGFEAQVESLAFHAEHPTVYATLATGALVQLELAPSPAVDAVQALRHSAPGVLVHRVTTGRRGYSIYLAGRDDQVYVLDTATGEVGLFSPNVGPITGLQILPASGHLCVLGPRSVYLIDPVGPSQQEHLALVCPFDDPIYAAWELDGEAVLVFHAAEGALSA, encoded by the coding sequence ATGCCCAAGCCCAAGCGAATCCCCTTGAAACTGGCAACGCTCCCCGCTCCCCGGGCGTCCTGGGAATCCCCGGCCCCCGCCGCCCCCTCCGCGCCGCCCGAGGTGCGTTCCTTCCCTCCCACGCAGCCGGTCGCCCGGTTCTTCGGGGTGCCGTTCCTGAAGGGCGGCGCCCGGGAGGTCACCGCCATCCACCTGTGCCCGGAACGGGTCCACCTGGCCACCATCCGGGACGGCTCGAAGCTGGAGGTGTCCAACCGCCTCACGCTCAGCCGCCTCGAATTGGGCGGCCTGACGTTCGCCAGGATGATCGCCTTTCGCCCCCGGCAGGGCACCGGGACCTCCATCGAACTGGCCATCGTCGGGCCCCCGGACCAGCCTGAGATCACCCGGTTCGACGTCCAGGCCGGGCAGCCCCTGGCCGGCCTTCCCCTCCAGGCGGTCACCGCCCTGGCCTACAGCTGCGATGGCCGCTTCGCGGCCGCCGGCAACCGCGACGGCAAGGTCCAGGTGTGGCTCCTGGGCCCCGGCCACCCCACACCCGTCCTGTCGGCCGGCTTCGAGGCCCAGGTGGAGAGCCTGGCCTTCCACGCCGAACATCCCACCGTCTACGCCACCCTGGCCACCGGCGCCCTGGTTCAGCTGGAGCTGGCGCCGAGCCCCGCCGTCGACGCCGTCCAGGCCCTGCGGCACTCGGCCCCCGGCGTCCTCGTGCACCGGGTCACCACGGGCCGCCGCGGCTACTCCATCTACCTGGCCGGGCGCGACGACCAGGTCTACGTGCTGGACACCGCCACCGGGGAGGTGGGCCTCTTCTCGCCCAACGTGGGGCCCATCACCGGCCTCCAGATCCTGCCCGCCAGCGGTCATCTGTGCGTGCTCGGCCCGCGGTCCGTCTACCTCATCGATCCGGTGGGCCCCAGCCAGCAGGAGCACCTAGCGCTCGTCTGCCCCTTCGACGACCCCATCTACGCCGCCTGGGAGCTGGACGGCGAAGCCGTCCTGGTCTTCCATGCCGCCGAGGGGGCCCTCAGCGCCTAG
- a CDS encoding PLP-dependent aspartate aminotransferase family protein: MGFNTKLVHAGIPDDPMGSVTTPVYQTSTFAFRNAQQGADRFAGKASGFIYSRIGNPTVCALEENVAQLENGFGCTATSSGMGAVSTVYMALLNQGDHMVSTAGVYGPSRVLMDKHMSRFGVESTYLDTNDLAALKAAIRPNTKIVYIESPSNPSMIVTDIAAAAAIAHEAGALLVVDNTFASPCLQKPLDLGADVVLHSITKFINGHADVVGGVIIAKTEELHKKLRAMVVIMGPCMDPHQASLVSRGLKTLAIRMERAQANAMQIALWLEKHPKVEWVSFLGLPSHPQHALAKRQMAGPGAMISFEVKGGVEAGARLMDSVKLAALAVSLGGVETLICHPASMTHASMGREARLEGGVTDGLVRYAVGIEDVEDLIADLEQALQNV, from the coding sequence ATGGGTTTCAATACCAAGTTGGTCCATGCGGGCATTCCGGACGATCCGATGGGCAGCGTCACCACGCCGGTCTACCAGACCTCCACCTTCGCGTTCCGCAACGCCCAGCAGGGCGCCGACCGCTTCGCGGGCAAGGCGTCCGGCTTCATCTACAGCCGCATCGGCAACCCCACCGTCTGCGCCCTGGAAGAGAACGTGGCCCAGTTGGAGAACGGCTTCGGCTGCACCGCCACCTCCTCGGGCATGGGCGCCGTCTCCACCGTCTACATGGCCCTCCTGAACCAGGGCGACCACATGGTGTCCACCGCCGGCGTGTACGGCCCCTCCCGGGTGCTCATGGACAAGCACATGAGCCGCTTCGGGGTGGAGTCCACCTACCTGGACACCAACGACCTGGCCGCCCTCAAGGCCGCCATCCGCCCCAACACCAAGATCGTCTACATCGAGTCCCCCTCCAACCCGTCCATGATCGTCACGGACATCGCCGCCGCGGCCGCCATCGCCCACGAGGCCGGCGCCCTGCTGGTGGTGGACAACACCTTCGCCAGCCCGTGCCTCCAGAAGCCCCTGGACCTGGGCGCCGACGTGGTCCTCCACTCCATCACCAAGTTCATCAACGGCCACGCCGACGTGGTGGGCGGCGTCATCATCGCCAAAACCGAGGAGCTCCACAAGAAGCTGCGGGCCATGGTGGTGATCATGGGCCCCTGCATGGACCCCCACCAGGCCTCCCTGGTCAGCCGCGGCCTCAAGACCCTCGCCATCCGCATGGAGCGCGCCCAGGCCAACGCCATGCAGATCGCCCTCTGGCTGGAGAAGCACCCCAAGGTCGAGTGGGTGAGCTTCCTGGGCCTGCCCAGCCATCCCCAGCATGCCCTGGCCAAGCGCCAGATGGCCGGTCCCGGCGCCATGATCAGCTTCGAGGTCAAGGGCGGCGTCGAGGCCGGCGCGCGGCTCATGGACAGCGTCAAGCTGGCCGCCCTCGCCGTGTCCCTGGGCGGCGTGGAGACCCTCATCTGCCACCCCGCCTCCATGACCCACGCCAGCATGGGCCGGGAGGCCCGCCTGGAAGGCGGCGTCACCGACGGCCTCGTGCGCTACGCCGTGGGCATCGAGGACGTGGAGGATCTCATCGCCGACCTGGAACAGGCCCTCCAGAACGTGTAG
- a CDS encoding phosphatase PAP2-related protein codes for MNPNEPKPRPLWLILLAVLAFRYLCHAAALLLILPNEMQPGSALPDLLLRHVPYVAVLARWNYVLWLLCYIPSALWIGRQDRELFIRLVVTDGLLSLLRGLMIPLTGIGPVLGADINALHPFAVWPALLSILNPLKAIGENSAGVYLTKDLFFSGHIATTFLLYLFSRRFGKASRVFLALNLFTLAVVLLAHLHYTIDIIAGYSITYGVYRASELCGFSFAWVWNPSWELKDDPEAECPSQD; via the coding sequence ATGAACCCGAATGAACCCAAACCTCGGCCCCTGTGGCTGATCCTCCTCGCCGTGCTGGCCTTCCGCTACCTCTGCCATGCCGCCGCCCTGCTCCTGATCCTGCCCAACGAGATGCAGCCCGGAAGCGCGCTGCCCGACCTGCTCCTGCGCCATGTGCCCTACGTGGCGGTCCTGGCCCGGTGGAACTACGTGCTGTGGCTCCTCTGCTACATCCCCTCGGCCCTCTGGATCGGGCGGCAGGACCGCGAGCTGTTCATTCGGCTGGTGGTGACGGACGGTCTCCTCTCGCTGCTGCGCGGCCTCATGATCCCGCTCACCGGCATCGGCCCGGTCCTCGGCGCCGACATCAACGCCCTCCACCCCTTCGCGGTGTGGCCGGCCCTGCTGTCCATCCTCAACCCCCTGAAGGCCATCGGGGAGAATTCAGCGGGCGTCTACCTGACCAAGGACCTCTTCTTCAGCGGGCACATCGCCACGACGTTCCTCCTCTACCTCTTCTCCCGCCGGTTCGGCAAGGCCAGCCGCGTCTTCCTGGCCCTGAACCTCTTCACGCTGGCCGTGGTCCTGCTGGCGCACCTCCACTACACGATCGATATCATCGCCGGGTATTCCATCACCTACGGCGTATACCGAGCGAGCGAGCTTTGCGGGTTCTCCTTCGCCTGGGTCTGGAATCCCTCCTGGGAACTGAAGGACGACCCGGAAGCGGAGTGTCCGTCCCAGGATTGA
- a CDS encoding nitrate/sulfonate/bicarbonate ABC transporter ATP-binding protein, whose protein sequence is MALDPNAQPILELRGIQKSFDRGTGVPLRVLEDINLDIRPNEVLCLIGPSGCGKSTIMRIFAGLIEPTQGQVRYRGQKQAGLNSNVAIVFQGFALYPWMTVEANVENVLIAKGLDRAEIRERTNKAIRMVGLEGFEEAYPRELSGGMKQRVGMARALSVNPEILFMDEPFSQVDALTAEGLRAEILDIWDDVDRNPSSILMVSHDIKEVAYMADRIVVLSANPGRIRTIVENTLPRPRDTRSADFIRLVDQLHDIITSAELPDIQVSTVEPSVEADIVEPLPGAQNADMLGLLELLDTLGGTCDLFQVVSHTHVPFEKVLTTVKGLEMLELVDTPKRQVVLTPLGRRFVQGGMDERKLIWRDQLMELKLFRVVQDMLELREGSLAREELIREIASRLPMEDPEVTFETIVAWGRFGELFAYRKEPGVLTFE, encoded by the coding sequence ATGGCCCTCGACCCGAACGCCCAGCCCATCCTCGAACTCCGCGGCATCCAGAAGTCCTTCGACCGCGGCACCGGCGTGCCCCTGCGCGTGCTGGAGGACATCAACCTGGACATCCGCCCCAACGAGGTGCTCTGCCTCATCGGGCCCTCGGGGTGCGGGAAGTCCACCATCATGCGGATCTTCGCGGGGCTGATCGAGCCCACGCAGGGGCAGGTGCGCTACCGCGGCCAGAAGCAGGCCGGGCTGAACTCCAACGTCGCCATCGTGTTCCAGGGCTTCGCCCTCTATCCCTGGATGACGGTGGAGGCCAACGTGGAGAACGTCCTCATCGCCAAGGGCCTGGACCGCGCGGAGATCCGCGAGCGCACCAACAAGGCCATCCGCATGGTGGGCCTGGAGGGCTTCGAGGAGGCCTACCCGAGGGAGCTCTCCGGCGGCATGAAGCAGCGCGTGGGCATGGCCCGGGCCCTGTCGGTGAACCCCGAGATCCTCTTCATGGACGAGCCCTTCAGCCAGGTGGACGCGCTGACCGCCGAGGGCCTCCGGGCCGAGATCCTGGACATCTGGGACGACGTGGACCGCAACCCCTCCTCCATCCTCATGGTGAGCCACGACATCAAGGAAGTGGCCTACATGGCCGACCGCATCGTGGTCCTCTCCGCCAATCCCGGACGCATCCGGACCATCGTGGAGAACACCCTGCCCCGCCCCCGGGACACGCGCAGCGCGGACTTCATCCGGCTGGTGGACCAGCTCCACGACATCATCACCAGCGCCGAGCTGCCCGACATCCAGGTGAGCACCGTGGAGCCCTCCGTGGAGGCCGACATCGTCGAGCCGCTGCCCGGGGCCCAGAACGCCGACATGCTGGGCCTCCTGGAGCTGCTGGACACGCTGGGCGGCACCTGCGACCTGTTCCAGGTGGTCTCCCACACCCACGTGCCCTTCGAGAAGGTGCTCACGACCGTCAAGGGGCTCGAGATGCTCGAGCTGGTGGACACGCCCAAGCGGCAGGTGGTGCTGACCCCGCTGGGCCGGCGCTTCGTGCAGGGCGGCATGGACGAGCGCAAGCTCATCTGGCGGGACCAGCTCATGGAGCTCAAGCTCTTCCGGGTGGTGCAGGACATGCTGGAGCTGCGGGAGGGGTCCCTCGCCCGGGAGGAGCTGATCCGGGAGATCGCCAGCCGGCTGCCCATGGAGGATCCCGAAGTCACCTTCGAGACCATCGTGGCCTGGGGGCGGTTCGGGGAGCTCTTCGCCTACCGCAAGGAGCCGGGCGTCCTCACGTTCGAGTAG
- a CDS encoding NADH:flavin oxidoreductase/NADH oxidase, whose product MTRLFSPLPLRGVTLPNRIAVSPMCQYSAVDGLANDWHLVHLGGLAQGGAGLVLTEAASVAPEGRISAEDLGIWEDGQIGPLARIAAFIKSQGAVPGIQLAHAGRKAGSGAPWKGNNVPPASWPGLAPSALPFDEGWPAPRALEEAGLRRVVAEFRAAAARALQAGFQVAEIHGAHGYLLHQFLSPLANRREDAYGGSLENRSRLLREVVAAVREVWPGNLPLLVRLSCTDWVPGGWDIGESVDLARMLGPLGVDLVDCSSGGMAPRAAIPVGPGYQVDFAARIRREAGIATGAVGLITGPAQAEEILAKGEADLVLLGRELLRDPRWPLRAAHKLGASTPWPAPYARGSREAVPLRDPQPEPGAWPR is encoded by the coding sequence ATGACCCGGTTGTTCTCCCCCCTTCCCCTGCGCGGCGTCACCCTCCCCAACCGCATCGCCGTTTCGCCCATGTGCCAGTACAGCGCCGTGGACGGCCTCGCCAACGACTGGCACCTGGTGCACCTGGGGGGCCTGGCCCAGGGCGGGGCCGGACTCGTCCTCACCGAGGCCGCCTCCGTGGCGCCGGAGGGGCGCATCAGCGCCGAGGACCTGGGCATCTGGGAGGACGGCCAGATCGGGCCCCTGGCCCGCATCGCGGCGTTCATCAAGAGCCAGGGCGCCGTGCCCGGGATCCAGCTGGCCCACGCGGGGCGCAAGGCGGGCTCGGGCGCGCCCTGGAAGGGGAACAACGTGCCCCCGGCCTCCTGGCCCGGGCTGGCGCCCAGCGCCCTGCCCTTCGACGAGGGCTGGCCGGCGCCCCGCGCCCTGGAGGAGGCCGGGCTCCGGCGGGTGGTCGCCGAATTCAGGGCCGCGGCCGCGCGGGCCCTCCAGGCCGGGTTCCAGGTGGCCGAGATCCACGGCGCCCACGGGTACCTGCTCCACCAGTTCCTGTCCCCCCTGGCCAACCGGCGCGAGGACGCCTACGGCGGGTCGCTGGAGAACCGCTCCCGGCTCCTGCGGGAGGTGGTGGCCGCGGTGCGGGAGGTGTGGCCCGGCAACCTCCCCCTGCTGGTGCGCCTCTCCTGCACCGACTGGGTCCCGGGCGGCTGGGACATCGGCGAGAGCGTGGACCTGGCCCGCATGCTGGGGCCCCTGGGCGTGGACCTGGTGGACTGCTCCTCGGGGGGCATGGCGCCCCGGGCGGCCATCCCCGTGGGCCCGGGCTACCAGGTGGATTTCGCCGCCCGCATCCGCCGGGAGGCGGGGATCGCCACCGGGGCGGTGGGGCTCATCACCGGGCCGGCCCAGGCCGAGGAGATCCTGGCCAAGGGCGAGGCGGACCTGGTGCTCCTGGGGCGCGAGCTGCTGCGGGACCCCCGCTGGCCGCTGCGCGCCGCCCACAAGCTGGGCGCGTCCACGCCGTGGCCGGCGCCCTACGCCCGCGGGTCCCGGGAGGCCGTGCCCCTCAGAGATCCGCAGCCAGAGCCCGGCGCGTGGCCTCGGTGA